The Halomicronema hongdechloris C2206 genome includes a window with the following:
- a CDS encoding DegT/DnrJ/EryC1/StrS family aminotransferase produces MIPRFKPALGWEEFIALFRLSHGAVDRFEREFAQTFQAVDAVAFPYGRSAQWAFFKAIGLKDAEIIMPAYTCSVVAHAVTLSGNRPRFIDIQLDDYNMDLDLVSAAINEKTRGIIATHTFGYPQDLDRLEAIVSETEQRFGHKVWLMQDCCHAFGAEWNDRLVGTSGDVAVYAFNISKIITSIFGGMLTFQNQALADQVRYWRDQHFKTPTWWKAWMRRLYLLAVYIAFHEQVYGFTWWLQEKTPLLNRLTKAYHLDDQIRFPPDYCDKMLNVEAAVGAEQLKKYPEIIEHRRRLAHWYDKYLERRDQWIFPPLYKGATYSHYVVRVPNRQSVITEFASQGLHLGELIQYSIPSLKSYSTQPSAYPNSKQASKTTINFTVSK; encoded by the coding sequence ATGATTCCTCGATTTAAGCCTGCTTTAGGCTGGGAAGAATTTATCGCTTTATTTCGGCTAAGTCACGGGGCGGTAGATCGCTTCGAAAGGGAGTTCGCCCAGACATTTCAGGCAGTTGACGCAGTAGCGTTTCCTTATGGACGTTCAGCTCAGTGGGCTTTTTTTAAGGCGATCGGTCTCAAGGATGCCGAAATTATTATGCCTGCTTACACCTGTTCGGTTGTCGCTCATGCGGTGACCTTGAGTGGTAATCGTCCCCGATTTATCGATATCCAACTCGATGACTACAACATGGATTTGGACCTAGTTTCGGCTGCAATCAATGAAAAAACGCGAGGAATTATTGCAACTCACACCTTTGGTTATCCTCAGGATCTTGATCGGCTAGAGGCGATCGTGTCAGAGACAGAACAACGCTTTGGGCATAAAGTTTGGCTAATGCAAGATTGTTGTCATGCCTTCGGAGCAGAGTGGAATGACCGTCTTGTCGGTACTTCTGGAGATGTGGCAGTTTATGCGTTCAATATCAGTAAAATTATCACGTCGATTTTCGGGGGAATGTTGACGTTTCAGAATCAAGCCCTGGCTGATCAGGTAAGATACTGGCGCGATCAACATTTCAAGACACCAACCTGGTGGAAAGCCTGGATGCGTAGACTCTATTTACTGGCTGTTTACATCGCCTTCCATGAACAAGTTTATGGATTTACTTGGTGGCTCCAGGAAAAAACACCGCTTCTAAACCGCTTGACCAAGGCTTACCATTTAGATGATCAGATCCGGTTTCCACCTGATTATTGCGATAAGATGCTGAATGTCGAAGCGGCAGTAGGGGCGGAACAACTCAAAAAATATCCAGAAATTATCGAACATAGGCGAAGACTAGCACACTGGTATGATAAATATTTAGAGCGCAGAGACCAATGGATTTTTCCACCTTTATACAAAGGTGCAACTTATTCACACTATGTAGTGCGTGTTCCAAATCGACAATCAGTGATCACTGAATTTGCCTCACAAGGACTACATCTTGGAGAGCTTATACAATACAGCATACCAAGTTTAAAGTCTTATAGCACCCAACCAAGTGCATATCCAAATTCGAAACAGGCAAGTAAAACTACTATCAATTTCACTGTGTCAAAATGA